Within Primulina tabacum isolate GXHZ01 chromosome 5, ASM2559414v2, whole genome shotgun sequence, the genomic segment AGTGAGCATCAGACCTGGAGGCAGAAAAGAGAGAAGAAATTACCTATGTTGACATTAATGATTGCTGGTTTATCCTTGTTTGGAAGTAGCTTAGTTTTAAAATCATTACAGTCTATTTCCCCAGTTAACAGAGTCCCGACTTTCACAGATTCCATTCTGTACATTCTTGCTGCTTTGAACACAGAATAGTGTGATTCTTTCGATGCATACAAAATTCCATCAGGAAACACTTCCCTCCTGTACAATGGAATAAAGAATGATCTACTTATTACGAAGTACGGACCTTAAAGCTTTCCAGGCGAACACCACATGGGCACAACCGAAAAGCAGCAAAGGCCATGTTCAAGTTATTGCCAACATAGAAAGTCACGCAATTTGACACTTAAACAAACACTGTTAATAATTTTTCGTTCAAAAGTAAGAATCGAGACCAGATTCTTCCAAATAGTAATTTGAATCAAACAAACTTCtattttaacaatttaattttggaaattacaaattttaatatttacaaCCACagttgaaaaaattaaaataattacaaaaaattatttacCCCAGATGTATAACTAAGCAGGGGAAAATGGCCTTTTTCATAAGCATATATTAGTTTAGCTTtttgagcaaacattttttttttctcaaaaacactTTTCAGAATAGTTTATGAAACAATTAATTAACACATGTATTAGcatattgatttaataatatCATCCCTCATAGCGATTAACTATGATCTAGcatattgatttaataatatCATCCCTCATAGCGATTAACTATGATCGTAAAACGAGTTGCTCAAGGTCTCGAAACATGTGAATTACCAGAAAGATAATTGGACCAAATCTATAAAGAAACCTCTGTAAATAGTAGTTAGAACCTCAAAGACAGACAAGAGACACCCACCCTAGAAGGATGCCGTGAAGATTGCCCTCAGTTCCACAATTAGTGATATATCCCCAATAATCATCTTTTTCAATCTCCCACAGACGGGCAAACCAATCCAAAACACCAATTTCGAACTGTCTTGAGTGCACACCATAGTTGCTTTCAATGAACGGATCTCCAAGGTTGTTAATAGAAAAGTGCTGTAACTGGCTAAGTGCACCATAATCAAAGTCCAAATTATAAGGATATCCTGTCGGAAAAGAAACAAATTAAGAGACGATAAGAACCATGGATTAAGACGGTGTCAAGTGACTGGGGAAGCTTTCATATGAAACTCCCGCAAAACATATTACCAGCAGCTAAGAGCTGTCGAaaacataaaacaaaaaattgtaAAGACATTCCATAACACCTAAAGAAACCAAGAAACAAAGTGCAACAAATCTCTCTGGTGTTTCGGTACTGTCGTCCCAAATTAGACAATAGTCCACACTAAATTCAGTTTAATTTAGGCGTCAAAACTTTCTTTTAATCACTAGTTCAGTGGTAATTGCTTCGACTTCTGCAGTTTCAATCGACTTATGCGGTTTCAACTTATGTAAATGGTTGCAAAAATTTCCGCAGATAGACATGCGTCTCGAATACCTAAATGGTGCTTGGTCCTTTCGACGAGCGTTTTGCGGTATCTGGCCAATATGCTGGCCATATACGCCTCCTTATCCCCCGTCGATTCATCGTCAGCGTCGGGCTCCGTCACCTCCAAGCACGTGGTGTGCACGTTCTTCCCTAAAACTATCTCTCTCTTTTTCTCTCCATCATCATGTGTGCTCGAATCCATCACCGGTGGCACTTGCTCCGCTACCACCGCCGACAGATCAAACGACTCCACGCCCAAGAGATCCGCAGATTTTTCGTGCCCCAAATCTCCGTTAAACGCCATTGGTGCTTCGATATCTACTCCAGTCCCAACCATCACCGTAGCTGCTTCAGATCAATAA encodes:
- the LOC142545902 gene encoding serine decarboxylase-like: MVGTGVDIEAPMAFNGDLGHEKSADLLGVESFDLSAVVAEQVPPVMDSSTHDDGEKKREIVLGKNVHTTCLEVTEPDADDESTGDKEAYMASILARYRKTLVERTKHHLGYPYNLDFDYGALSQLQHFSINNLGDPFIESNYGVHSRQFEIGVLDWFARLWEIEKDDYWGYITNCGTEGNLHGILLGREVFPDGILYASKESHYSVFKAARMYRMESVKVGTLLTGEIDCNDFKTKLLPNKDKPAIINVNIGTTVKGAVDDLDLVIQTLEECGFSHDRFYIHCDGALFGLMMPFVKKAPKVTFKKPIGSVSVSGHKFVGCPMPCGVQLTRLRHINVLSRNVEYLASRDATIMGSRNGHAPIFLWYTLNRKGYKGFQKEVQKCLRNAHYLKDRLIGAGISAMLNELSSTVVFERPRDEEFVRRWQLACEGNMAHAIVMPNVTLEKLDYFLNELLQGRSLWYCDEKVQPPCLAADIGCDNCCCVLHK